A stretch of DNA from Carassius carassius chromosome 22, fCarCar2.1, whole genome shotgun sequence:
aagaactgtagggggtacttgatcctttcatttaggtttactcatgacttagtatagctactcactgactcccagaatgcattgcgcagaataaattatgcagttgctttgttttaaagttgttgtttttatttgccaattttatttgctgtcttgtgtcagcagtagcacaacaaaaagagcaaataaaatggctattgttacaattaatgaaaataaattaaatttaattgttaccattgttgtgattcatgtgatgaatgtttaagtctgtgtgtgacttcagcatattaccactcactatttaagaattatataaaaagcatatcaaggtatttatgaaaaacaaaatctcaaaaaggtcattattaaacacatacataaaaatgctttaattaaaaaaaatagatcattttataaaaacaacctatttattacttttctttgaaatcaaataactctgatttcatgatgcatttctccattaatagagagaaaattgtagtaacataaatgaagtttcaagtgcccaaccaaagggaatgctaatcactataatggtgagctaaccccccccccccaccccccccggcaattagcaacatattggtgcactgctgcctctcattggtttattaatgtcattggttcctttgtggctacttgaatattttaagtgtcactcaaaacagtaagtaaattgttttatttgccttgaaagtagctaaaacttaataaaacctagtaagtataatgactaagtaaagataactaattaaatctaagtaatgtaaactattggattttacagtgtagATTTACCCAACAACATATTTttaatgcagttatttttttctaaagtaaatacattaaaataaaataataataataatatatacacacacatacatgactGCTGGGCAAAGAGAGGCAGaggaattaaaaaaatcacactgAGGCTCATAAAATTCACTCAAATTAATAACAATGCAAAACCGATGGTATGTCACATTTCAAAAATATGATTGAGATTCACAAAGGTTTCATTCCCAATTTATCAACTGCCACAAATACTGCCTAAACAAAATACTGCTTTTGTGCACTTTATTTACTgtaccaatattttaaattgccCTTTGAACTAGCTTTattgcatgacaaaaaaaaaacatgtcttggCAAAGcactgcattttaaataattgctaaaagcttcaatcaaaaaaaacaaaaacttttttttgatcCTGACATAAAATGACTAGCTAACATTAATTGACAAgtcatatcagcagcacatgtgaaagtgtgaatgagtattAGTCAGGCGAaattagattgtaagagcagacgGGTTGTtataaaaggagggaagaagcgcttccaatcattgtgttcttgttagcaatggttacctccaaagaaactttgcattaaaatggcctcacatgcaggaaatttgctacaaagaatattgacTGGTGCAAAGTAACTTTCTCTGATGACACTCCTTtccgactgtttgggacatctggaaaatcaaTTGTTCAGAaaagaaaaggtgaacgctaccatgagtcctgtgtaAAGCACCCTGAGATCATCCATGTGTGGAGTTGCTTTTCAACCATGGGAGTggggctctctcataattctggccaaaaacactgccatgaataatgAATAGTATCAAAACGTCTTGCAAGAGCAACTTCTTTCAACAATCTATAAGAAATTTGGTGATGATCCGtgtattttccataatgtagaGCACCATTTCACAAAgaaagagtgataaagaagtggctcgaagatcattacatttaaattttggaTCCATCGCCAGGCAACTCCCGGAACCCAACCCCAGAGAGAAgttgtggtcagtcctcaaaaggtgAATGGaaaagcagaagcccacaaattgtgatcaactcagatctaataaggcaagaatggatcgccatcggtcaagatttggcccagaagctaatatccagcatgccagagtgAATTTCAGAGGTTATGAAGAAAAAGGGTCaatactgtattatatatatatatatatatatatatatatatatatataaatatatatatatatatatatatatatatatatatatatatatatatatataaatataaatatatatatatatatatatataaatatatatatatatatatatatatatatatatatatatatatataaatatatatatatatatataaaaacctttaaaatatatgatatgcttatcattgttttAGCAGttaactttgcaaaacacaaaatctaTGTCACTTGCAAAACTTTTAGCCATAACTgtttatttctcatttttatatttGGGATATTTAATTTATGTAGTCAAAGTGTTGCCATGGCTGACGAGCccagtgtgttttatttatttattggcatgtAGTGCACTACATTTTTAACTGTGACTGTATACATTGCTTCATTAATCATATTCCACAtatttttggggccactgtatataataataatatatgaagttatatattgttattaatgactggtgcaaagttattttctctgatgaagctctcTACTGACTGGTTGGGACATCTGCAAACTTGATtgttcggagaagaaaaggtgaacgctaccatgagtcctgtgtgAAGCATCCTGACATCTGAAATGTGAATGAGGTAAAGAAAAATCCTCTTTTCTTGTGTAAATGCAAGTAGATTAAATTAATCCTTTGGTTTTTctactataattttatattaaaaaccagACTTGTATCTTTAGTTACTGCATAGGTCAAGCAAGGGCGTTGTCACTGGTGGTTTACAGCTGCACAAATGTGAAGCCTTCTGCTGTTTTTGTATCATAATTACTGATTTCATCAGCCTGCTATTAGTGTTTACCAAGGCTCATGTCATGGCAGGCTTCCAGTTCAAGCTGTGCATTGCTTAATCACTTATTGACTGTAGGAGTACGAATTAGATCTTCTCAGAAAGAGGTTTTTAGCATATTGTTTCATCTGATAAAGGGTGTTGTGTCAGTAACAATGGTTTTCTCAATAATTTGACCACAAgccagttttatttttagtgtaaaGATGTTTGGGTGAAAATAATCACATATTATATGAATTGTTTTCTTTAGTGCAAGCAGCAATGTGGGTATTAATGATTTCCTCCTTGcaaagtatttaattataaaacttaagttttattattttaatttgagacgttattatgatgatttttattataataataaatcataaaattatgTAAGGTCATATAAGATGACCCAAAAATGTAGTGACCAAAAATGTGCGACACACTCTGTTCTTTCTCCCACATCCTGGGATGCTTTATTGAAGTTCTTATGTGCCGGACTCTCCAATGAGTTTCCTTTACTGTCTTGACAGACATACTAAAAGTAGTCATCAAATAATGAATCAAAATTAATACGAAATTAATATTTGTAGGAGTTTACATTTTTCTATAAAAGTAGTTTTCAGGTTTATTAGATCATGTGTAACAAATTGAGTGAAGTGTGTAAAAAGTGTGATTGGTAGTGTACATCTCTTGCTAATTCAAAACTGATTCTTTTTCagttagaatatatatttttttatataagatgccttaaatgtttaaaattgctaaagcttttttgtgtgtgttttttttttaattaatatcattattgtgacgttatacattttattttgttattcgtattatttaattttattattggcCTAATCTATAAGCCAGAACAATGGTTTGAATTTGTGCTCCCCCTTAAATATCTGCTGTcgttaattaactttttaactgtaattgtttatatataatatatatacatcacCGAAAAAGTTATCGTTAAGTTATAGTTAAAATAATTTCTCATTCGCTCGTGTAAATTGCGTCCGCGCTGTGTGATTCATACACGTGTGTTTCGTCACCTTCAATGGAGCCGTGATTTCAGAGCAGGAGGACGGGGCTTTAGAAAGATCCTTGCGATTTAACCCTAGGGCCAAACTCACCTCTCCCTTCCCTTTCGCAAACATCAGCAGAAATATCAGTCTGGCCAATGGCTCTTATTCTAGGTTGTGCTTTACGAGCAGAACACTCTGTACAAACACACTCTTCCTCCAGCCTTAGCGCGCGCAAAGCCAATCTCAGTGGCTTCAGTAAGTGGTGTGTTTTTCTTAATAGTTGTCTGATTGGACAAACCGTATGTCAGTATTTTGGCTCCCCCCATCCCTCTGCTCGGGACGtgtccttgttttttttctttattgaagCAGGGAGCTCCGTGAGTTATGCGTTAGAAACGCAGAAGCTTTAACGCACAAACTTGTTGCACGTTGTGTTAACCAAAAGGTGCGCAAGCTGCAAAAACGCTTTAAGAATTCGCTGAAAATGTCCTGGATAATGTACGAGTAGAATGAGGTCAACGTGACCACGTACGTTATCTTCAATCGAGATAAATATTTGAGGATGTGTGTCTTTTGCAAGTCAACATGCGCGACcaaacaatttaaaagaaaacagcGTTTCGATTCGACACTGTGTGTTTTGAGTAATATAGTTCGACCCATTGtgtttattaatatattgaatCCAAACATACTGGTGTCAGTTCATTTGAAGTATTTTGCAGtgccaagtttaaaaaaaaaataattctatatTATTTCTCAACATGTCAGATTAAAAATCAACACCGAGCTTCTTTTACTATTTACATTTCATATGAAATATTCCATGTAACATTATTTGAAGAAAATCTAAAAGGGATCTGAAATGTAGCAACAGTTTAATCATGATTGTATTGTGTAAAGAAGTGTAATTGTTAGTGTGCATCTCTTGCACACACTATATTAGATTTTGTAAGTACACTACATaagaaaattcatttttaaagcaTGTTTGTCCTACCTTGTTCAATatcactaaattaaaaaaaaaagtgagtgcattttaaattaaataattgtgtttttgtggacaggtgcttgtgtgggttcGGGGGGAAAACTGTCACATACCAATTTAGCACCTGAGAGTGATGTATTTATCACTTCTggaattgttttaaatgtatttaggtTTTTAAAACCGCTTAAGGTCAGTTTGGGGCTTTTGCTAATGCAGGGTGTGAGAGGTGTATTTAAGTTTCCCCTAAGAGTGTGTTTTCATTCAGACTTTTTTCGGCACAATATAATGAAAAGGAGTCAGGTGAAGGTTTTCATTATGGTTTAATCATCTCATTTATAAAGCAGTACATAATCCACATCAAATTTTTAATAGGCTCAGTTTGCAACCTTGCACAAATTTTTGGAgggaaaaaaactataaaaagaagTACATGCAGAAAATGCACAAATGCCACTTTGGATAGTCATAAACAACAAAAAGCTTgatataaataaattagtaaaacttcctcagtgttttttttttgttgttgttgttttaatgtttttcttcttTACAAAGCAGTACGCAGAGGTGTACACTTCAATGTTTTACACACGTGCAGTGTAAcgtcttaaattaaaaaaataaaataaaaaatcccatttatacatttttttcatagtGCCATTTCATGTTCAACACGAAAGCCAAATATATTGTGGCAAAGAAGTGGCTTCATGCACTAATGTTCTTAATTGTATGACCCAGTgttaaaggaaataaaaaaggaaatgtatatttatataaacattatgcTACATGGCAATGAATGGAAAAACATAAAATTGACAAAAGAAAAATACGAAAATCAATTTTTGAATGTGTACTCGGTAGGATTTGTAGTTCATGAGAATTTACatcattaccccccccccccccccccccccaaaaaaaagaaagaatttaaaataagagaaaataaaattagttGAATAACCCGGGGatataataatactgtaaaaatgcatgaaaaccTTAATACCACACTAGGAGTCACAGTCCCTTCAGAGAAGAACACCACATGCCCAACGTGCTGTAACTTTGGCTGGTAAAATAAGTACCAATAAACATAAAACGGTATCAATGTAAAAATCAAATCATTTGAATGTAGCCGGATCTCAGAAGGGGAAGAATTCTGTAATGCTTTTCAAACAGTGACATTTGTGCAACTTCAAAAAATGTCCAAGGTTGTGCTGCTGCTGTTGAGCACAACACTGATACACAAGAAGGTGTATTTCTGACTGTCAACATCCTGAGCCAGCCAAAACTGAGACAATGGGATTGTTAACCCTGATTAAAGTGAAATGGTGTCTAATGAGTGTGTTTGTATTTGACACAgatatatttactttaaaaggGTTCATTTTGGGGAGACGTTTTGAAAACTGCACAGCAATTCAAGTCAAACGCACTCCATTtataaatgattgttttttttttttaaacttaatattaaatttaaatgtgcTACATATAAAATGAAAGTATATACATAGGTAGTAAAAGAACAAACGAAACTCCAATTGCACACTGCTACATTGTCTGCTTTTGAGGCAAATATATTCTGTCGAGTGCCAAAATTTTAGTGTAAAAATTCAGTGCTTATACAGCCTCTCCAAGGCTCGATTTCTATTTTTCAACTGCTGTCCCTGTTTACTTCATAAAGCTCTTGAAGTATTTGATGGAGAAAATGGTCTTCTTCATCTGTCTCTGCAGGGAACAAGGGGAAAGTTTATTAGCAAAGGAAACAGCATGTCAAACGCGCTAGCAAAAACTTCACAACGACACAATGCTTGAAATAAACGACACCGAAAACTACGGCAACAATATTTGCGCGCAAACAAACGCCCTTCTCCCACGACGCGTTTAAAACATGAGCGATACCGCAGGACAGCGCGAATGAAAAGCGAAGAATTTTGCGTGCAAGTATGTGCGTGCATTGTGAACCCAGACCCCCTCCTCCTCCCACGCGCACACCCTACAAGAGACCTGCTGACGTGTTACTACAATGTTATGCTTCTGAGTCCCGTTTGACTCGACTGTCACTTGCGCGGTGACAACGCGGTCTTAAACGCGCGTTTGCTTGAAAAGACCAAACCAAACGCTTTCTGATCGCGTGGACAAGCACGCGTCAAGGAACGAACATTCTTGGCGTTTTAGGGTGCAACAGTAAAACCAATAGaacaatttatatttatgtatttatatatgcgaTGTTGAACGCAAACTTTCTAGCATTAAGTAACACGCATGTACATAAATGCATAAGATGACATGCACCAGACAGCGCGCACGAAACTCACCTTGTTTACGTTTTGGTATCCGACTTGCTGGGCGCGTGCAAACTCGTCTCTGGACAGCATTTCGCCTCGGTCGCTTGGACGTTGGCTCTTTTGCTTTGGCAAGGAGGATCTATCGAAAGAATGAAGATGGTGTTAGAAAAGCGACTTCATTTGCGAGCTAGACCGCGAAAGCAAGCAGTTTCACCATTAGAAAACTGTTTGTCCCTCGAGATCAAGAGCACCGAGACTCCCGAAACATTTACCCTGATCCTCTGTCGACGGTCTTTTTCTCGGCGTGGTCAGCGCCGTTCGGCAATCCGAGCGACTCGCGTGCTCCGCGTTCTCAGAGTCCCCCTGTCCGCTCATTTTCAACAAATAGTCGTGGTTCCCGTTATGATCCACAGTCCTGGTCGAAGTAACGTTATCCCGTTTTGCGTGAGGCGGTCTGAGGTAGAACTCCGGTACCTCTTTCGCGTCCACCTCCTGCCACTCGTAGTCGCCAGGTGATAGCGGTTCGTTTTTGGCGAAGTCGTAATTCCATTTTTCTTTGGACGCTTTCTCCATCTCCAGCATTTGCTCCTTGACGTCCCTCGCGTACTCTTGGCGATCCACGGAGCCGAAGAGGTTTCTGCAGACCTGCGGTTTGGCGTGATCCGCCTGCCTTGCGTCCACCCTCTCCAGCGTCGGGCTTCCATTGGAGACGCGCACTTTTGACATTTTGCACATGAAAGTTCGTCCAGAGAATCGCAGTCGCAATCGAGCCAGACACGGTCTAACTAAGAGCGATCCTTCTTCCCGAGAAATCCGAGCCAGACGCAGAGTGCACGCATAACAATAGCGCGAATGCTTGCGGGAAGGCGAAGGCGCGTGGAAAACAAGTCATGAAAACAGCGCGCGACTCCGATGCCGTCTCGTAGTAATTCCGAAGAAAAACAGACGAGTTATTCGAGTAGACGAGCACCCAATATGGCGAACGCAAGTAAACTGGCAGGGGAAAAAAAGATTGACAGCGAAGGCTATTTAAACAGAAGACGCTTCTCATTGGCCGGCGGCGCGCGGGGCCCGCCCATCAGTGAAAGACGATACAAATACTAGAGACTTCCTGCAGTTTCATGTTGCCAGGTCCACCTACTCTAAGCCAGCGACCCCGGTTTGGTGTAAATATCGTGAACCCTGGGGCCAGGGACCCACTAGGGCCCCTCGAGGTTATCAAAAATGAGTGTAAGCGAGAAAAAGGGAGTAAACTATTTAATCCTTTATTTGAACGcaattctttaaatatttttctgttaAAGAAGAAAGCAATCTTTGAAAAGGTGGCTTAATTTGAAAAGTGTGATTTGTAGACCAGCAAAAATCATGGAAATGATTGAGAAGTTAAAATGCTGTCGACATATCTTTGAGGAAAAATGCTTGCTTTTTGTCAAGCTGTAAAATATTTCAGAAGTCAGAGAGAGCTTTATTGAGAAGTGTGTTtgcacacaaggaatttgttttagggTCACAATCTTCCAGTACACAAAGCAACAACAGATATAATAAAAAGTAAGGTGCAAATAAAATGCACATGtatatattaacttaatttatatagaaaaatacattggaaaataaaatgcattttgtacGATTTGCTATAAATAAAATAGGCAAAGAATATATTAAGACAGAGGGATGTAGCAAAAAATATTAAGGttattgcatatatattttttaattcttcgTGGGGTAAATTGCATGGGTTaagaaactgttttaaatattattttcttgagTAAATTGATAAATTTCAGAAAGCATTGACCCTTTAATTAATATATAGTTGGAAAAAGTTGTGCAAATTAAATGAGGGCCTTGGAGTGAAAAAGTATGAAATCTTGATGTGGCAACACAGCTGCGGATTAAAATTGTGGTTTGCCAATTGTCTAAATCAGTAATGCTAAATGTGTCATGAAGGTGTTAAAAAGATAATAGCACAGTTTTATAATGTGCATGTGAGCATGTCATATCATAAAGCTGTAATGCACAATCACGGTGTGACTGAGGCTGATGGGAACATCTGTATGATTTATCTTTCTGCCAAGTCTGAGGTCATAGTTGGCTAGCAGCTTATCTGTGGCATTACCAGTAATAAGTAGCTGAAATGTTCCAGCAGCCCCTTTTAGACTTTCTTTTCAAGAGCATCTCAGTctatgtgtgtgtacacttttTAGCGTCACAACCAAATATGTTGGTTTGAGCTCTGTGGAAGAGGGTAAATCTAAGAAAAATCACACAATATATATGAGATTCACTGCTTTGTCCAGCAAGTAACAAAAAAGTGACATGATGTACATAAATCAGTGTGTTTTATAGATGAGTGAATTGATAACAGACCTGAGGGCATAGAATGGATTAAAGCAGGACTGTGAAGTCAATTTTGTTAAAAATCTGTGTTTATTGAAATAAACCCATGtcatcttttttttccccttgctGTGGAATGTTTCTGTCCATTGTAGGAAAAGTTGTAGTGCTGCCATCTAGTGGGTTGAATGAAGTTGCCAGGGTTAAGTAATTTTGGGTAATGCTCATGGTCTCAAAAGAAAAAGTTCCATAACCCCTGCTGGTCATTGTCTTGGAGGCCGGGGGGGGGGGGACCACAGTCATGGTCCCCCCTTCTTCAGGTGCTGTCATCACGCTCCTCTTTGCTGTTGTCTCACCACTGTGTGCTCCATCCAGGCAGCTGTTCCAGTTTCCATATCCTCAGCAATGCCAATGCTCCATCCTGGGTCATGGCAGCCATTCAAATTTGGTTTCATCGCCTCTCTGTTCTGCTCCTCCTCCTCGGTCTGGTCCTGTCAGTCACTCTGGTCCTACTTCTCTGCTCACTGCAATTGAATAATTGTGGAGATCTGGCTGGATTTGAACCAGGGATCTCTGGCACTGTCTCCCAGTGCTCAGACCACTGAGCCACAGATCTCCAACTATACATGTGCTGGAACTTATACTTCACTACTTGCCTGTGAATTGTGCAGCTAAGTCGGGTTTAGTCAGACTCTGCCTCAGCTTAAGGCCGGAAGGATCTAGGAGGCGGCAGGTCTGAAGGTGTGGTGTGGTGGTAGTGTTTGCATGCTCATGCTCACAACTGGTTTGTGCTCCAACAACCGGTTCGACACTCACCTATATCATCACACATGCATATACAGTATCAGTCACTTATCTTTTCAGTCACCAAGTAATCAAAACCAATGACATAAAAATTACTTATTGTATAGTTGCTGCATTCATCACTATCATAAAACTTGTTTGTAAAACTCATCACAGTAAATGACAGCACAGAAATGATTTTAATCAAAACATGCTTTGCTGCCTCCAGTTgcacataaatacaaatataataaaacatatggCGTGTCTGGCCAGATGGCTCACTAGTGTCCT
This window harbors:
- the LOC132098969 gene encoding cyclin-dependent kinase inhibitor 1B-like; this translates as MCKMSKVRVSNGSPTLERVDARQADHAKPQVCRNLFGSVDRQEYARDVKEQMLEMEKASKEKWNYDFAKNEPLSPGDYEWQEVDAKEVPEFYLRPPHAKRDNVTSTRTVDHNGNHDYLLKMSGQGDSENAEHASRSDCRTALTTPRKRPSTEDQDPPCQSKRANVQATEAKCCPETSLHAPSKSDTKT